A section of the Humulus lupulus chromosome 2, drHumLupu1.1, whole genome shotgun sequence genome encodes:
- the LOC133819686 gene encoding uncharacterized protein LOC133819686, producing MEGQQPWKPRLSFRIATIFLCFINVVTALFLLQGFLSSASSRSKISTSQLNSAQLRYIRECEEIRLAMQPLELIKRVKEIQQEAYAEPESVEQKEAKQTAAADLSKRLKDFRSINDANSLKALEEWRKRKMERARLRQLEKNGTLSS from the exons atgGAGGGTCAGCAACCATGGAAGCCAAGGTTGTCGTTCAGGATCGCCACCATTTTTTTGTGCTTCATCAATGTGGTCACTGCCCTTTTCTTGCTTCAGGGCTTTCTCTCTTCTGCTTCTTCCCGTTCCAAAATTTCCACCTCTCAACTTAATTCAG CTCAACTCAGATACATCAGGGAATGCGAAGAAATTCGTCTTGCTATGCAACCCTTGGAACTGATTAAAAGA GTAAAAGAAATTCAGCAAGAAGCATATGCCGAACCAGAATCTGTCGAACAGAAGGAAGCAAAGCAAACTGCAGCAGCTGATCTTTCTAAAAGATTGAAGGATTTTCGTTCCATTAATGATGCAAATAGCTTGAAAG CTTTGGAGGAGTGGCGTAAACGGAAGATGGAAAGAGCAAGACTTCGTCAACTGGAAAAAAATGGAACATTATCCTCTTAA